The following coding sequences are from one Neurospora crassa OR74A linkage group I, whole genome shotgun sequence window:
- the mbp3 gene encoding methylated-DNA-binding protein3, with protein MSSSKLSPPQSQASRLPYNDVMSPDLANDILNDFNVDFSSSSQDRDYLASLLTSGFAPPVEVRKLWEPSLMRGMEEWEMMMDCAHSLRDQAYRVLRLEREQDHGQNRVMGDPELCLLPFLGMIMAGRKEGCLFDGDTCAGSLLGKSTEGGGGENSSAQVGRGGGKRVKKTTGVMGRGVSRFWAQDDPAKTSRQVTRGRGETGVSGAVRKAMNGHEPISEQGKMALPTRVMSVVHRSAGPSQGEGESKAKKSRLTDKTKLKHSKFPDEPSYADTWSPQRSLASHSSPNENLDVALGDVSVAGTSSFDECVLAANVRITGERTYKSPFFSEPPPWPISTSKASPPKSKTSTSKSRSPTKKSRNPHPPGISCLPIAPISASRFGLIQEEVAADPFRLLIAVTFLIKVRGTMAIPLFRQLMDLFPTPEALASADPSEIINLIRPLGLSVNRCSVIQKYARMFIECPPCKEKRYGVKNYPRPGDARGVKVGQEFTGEPDDFHIGKASQAEFDDDDDRINAIKFAKEHAIGCAWEIGHLTQGPYALDSWRIFCRDKLLGRADDWKGKGRHPEFQPEWMRVLPQDKELRAYLRWMWMREGWEWDPITGEREPLREEMRKAVDEGRVVYDECGSWVIFG; from the exons ATGTCATCATCAAAACTATCACCACCCCAATCACAGGCCTCTCGCCTCCCATATAACGATGTCATGTCACCAGACCTCGCCAATGACATCCTCAATGACTTCAACGTCgacttctcctcttcctctcaaGACCGAGACTACCTCGCCTCGCTGCTTACCTCGGGTTTCGCCCCACCAGTTGAAGTCCGCAAACTTTGGGAACCGAGTCTCATGCGTGGAATGGAAGAATGGGAAATGATGATGGATTGTGCCCATTCCTTGAGGGATCAAGCTTATCGGGTTCTGCGGCTGGAGCGAGAACAAGATCATGGTCAAAATCGCGTGATGGGTGATCCTGAGCTGTGTTTGTTGCCGTTTCTGGGGATGATCATGgcggggaggaaggaagggtgtTTGTTTGACGGGGATACTTGTGCTGGGAGTCTCTTGGGGAAGAGCACGGAaggtgggggaggagaaaaCTCATCGGCGCAAGtgggaagaggtggaggcaagagggtgaagaagacgacgggTGTGATGGGGAGAGGTGTCTCGCGTTTTTGGGCGCAAGACGACCCGGCGAAAACGAGCAGACAAGTGACGAGGGGTCGGGGGGAGACCGGTGTTTCTGGCGCTGTCAGAAAAGCGATGAACGGCCACGAACCGATTAGTGAGCAAGGAAAGATGGCATTGCCGACTCGGGTGATGTCGGTTGTCCACCGCTCAGCTGGGCCTAGTCAGGGCGAAGGAGAATCGAAAGCGAAGAAATCCAGGTTGACCGATAAAACGAAGCTCAAACACTCGAAGTTTCCAGATGAACCAAGCTACGCCGACACCTGGAGTCCCCAACGTAGCCTTGCTTCACACTCGTCCCCTAACGAAAACCTCGATGTCGCCCTTGGCGATGTATCGGTAGCAGGCACATCGAGTTTTGACGAATGTGTTTTAGCAGCTAACGTGAGGATCACCGGAGAGCGCACTTACAAATCGCCCTTTTTCAGTGAACCACCGCCCTGGCCGATATCAACAAGCAAAGCCTCTCCTCCCAAGAGCAAGACCTCCACATCCAAGAGCAGATCCCCAACCAAGAAGTCCCGAAATCCACACCCACCCGGTATCTCTTGCCTCCCCATTGCTCCCATCTCAGCCTCGAGATTCGGATTAATTCAAGAAGAAGTAGCAGCCGACCCCTTCCGTCTGCTCATAGCCGTGACATTCCTGATTAAAGTCCGAGGTACAATGGCCATCCCTCTATTCCGCCAACTAATGGATCTTTTCCCTACTCCCGAGGCGCTCGCCAGTGCCGATCCCTCTGAGATCATCAATCTCATTCGCCCACTGGGGCTATCCGTCAACCGTTGCTCTGTCATACAGAAATATGCGCGGATGTTCATCGAGTGTCCACCGTGTAAAGAAAAGAGGTACGGAGTGAAGAATTATCCGAGACCTGGGGATGCGAGGGGTGTCAAGGTGGGACAGGAATTTACGGGCGAGCCGGATGACTTCCATATCGGAAAAGCGTCACAGGCAGAatttgacgatgatgatgacaggATCAACGCCATCAAATTCGCCAAAGAACATGCCATTGGATGCGCCTGGGAAATCGGCCATCTCACGCAGGGTCCATACGCTCTGGACTCGTGGCGGATATTTTGTCGGGATAAGCTACTCGGTCGGGCGGACGactggaaggggaagggtcGTCATCCGGAGTTTCAGCCGGAATGGATGCGGGTTCTGCCGCAAGATAAGGAGTTGAGAGCGTACTTGCGGTGGATGTG GATGCGTGAAGGATGGGAATGGGATCCTATAACCGGGGAGAGAGAGCCCCTCCGTGAGGAGATGCGGAAGGCAGTGGATGAGGGACGGGTTGTCTATGATGAGTGTGGTAGTTGGGTGATCTTTGGATGA
- the cyt-26 gene encoding cytochrome-26: MLARTCLRSTRTFASAKNGAFKFAKRSASTQSSGAAAESPLRLNIAAAAATAVAAGSIAWYYHLYGFASAMTPAEEGLHATKYPWVHEQWLKTFDHQALRRGFQVYREVCASCHSLSRVPYRALVGTILTVDEAKALAEENEYDTEPNDQGEIEKRPGKLSDYLPDPYKNDEAARFANNGALPPDLSLIVKARHGGCDYIFSLLTGYPDEPPAGASVGAGLNFNPYFPGTGIAMARVLYDGLVDYEDGTPASTSQMAKDVVEFLNWAAEPEMDDRKRMGMKVLVVTSVLFALSVYVKRYKWAWLKSRKIVYDPPKESTTRH; the protein is encoded by the exons ATGCTGGCGAGGACCTGCCTGCGCTCGACGCGCACCTTTGCCAGCGCGAAAAATGGCGCCTTCAAATTTGCCAAG CGTTCGGCTTCCACCCAGAGCTCCGGCGCCGCTGCCGAGTCTCCCCTCCGCCTGAACattgctgccgccgctgccaccgccgtcgccgccggcTCGATCGCCTGGTACTACCATCTCTATGGATTCGCTTCCGCCATGACTCCGGCTGAGGAAGG TCTCCATGCTACCAAGTACCCCTGGGTCCACGAACAGTGGCTCAAGACCTTTGATCACCAAGC TCTTCGCAGAGGTTTCCAGGTGTACCGTGAGGTCTGCGCCTCGTGCCACTCTCTCAGCAGAGTCCCCTACCGCGCTCTTGTCGGCACCATCTTGACCGTCGATGAGGCCAAGGCTCTTGCCGAAGAGAACGAGTACGACACCGAGCCCAACGACCAGGGCGAGATCGAGAAGCGCCCCGGCAAGCTTTCCGACTACCTCCCCGATCCCTACAAGAACGATGAGGCCGCCCGTTTCGCCAACAACGGTGCCCTTCCTCCCGATCTCAGCTTGATCGTCAAGGCCCGCCACGGTGGCTGCGACTacatcttctccctccttacCGGCTATCCCGATGAGCCTCCCGCTGGCGCTTCCGTTGGCGCCGGCCTTAACTTCAACCCCTACTTCCCCGGTACCGGTATCGCCATGGCCCGTGTCCTCTACGACGGCCTCGTCGACTACGAGGATGGCACCCCCGCCTCCACCTCCCAGATGGCCAAGGATGTTGTTGAGTTCCTCAACTGGGCTGCTGAGCCCGAGATGGACGACCGCAAGCGCATGGGTATGAAGGTTCTGGTTGTCACCTCTGTGCTCTTCGCCTTGAGCGTCTATGTTAAGCGTTACAAGTGGGCTTGGCTCAAGTCGAGGAAGATCGTCTACGATCCCCCCAAGGAGTCCACCACCCGCCACTAA
- the aro-7 gene encoding DAHP synthase, whose translation MSQHFYIENRNVGNQAESEDWRIRGYNPLTPPDLLQHEIPQTAESKQTVINGRKEVVAVVNGTDEKERLLVVIGPCSIHDPNAALEYCDLLLKEKEKHKDELLIVMRSYLEKPRTTVGWKGLINDPDIDNSFQINKGLRLSRQLFVDLTSKGMPLASEMLDTISPQFLADLLSVGAVGARTTESQLHRELASGLSFPVGFKNGTDGTLGVAIDAIGAVRHPHHFLSVTKPGVVAIVGTVGNEDCFVILRGGTKGTNYDAKSIAEAKAALEKSGLRQRLMIDCSHGNSNKNHKNQPKVAAEIAQQLENGETGIMGVMIESNINEGNQKVPEEGKCGLKYGVSITDACIGWEDTVATLDTLAQAVKKRREVLSKNAAA comes from the exons ATGTCG CAACATTTCTACATTGAGAACCGCAACGTCGGCAATCAGGCCGAAAGCGAGGATTGGCGCA TTCGCGGCTACAACCCGCTGACCCCTCCCGACCTGCTCCAACATGAGATCCCCCAGACCGCTGAATCGAAACAAACCGTCATCAATGGCCGCAAGGAGGTGGTCGCCGTTGTCAATGGCACCGACGAGAAGGAAAGGTTACTAGTAGTCATCGGTCCCTGCTCCATCCACGATCCCAATGCCGCCCTCGAATACTGCGATCTACTactcaaggagaaggagaagcacaAGGATGAGCTGTTGATTGTCATGCGATCCTACCTCGAAAAGCCCCGGACGACCGTTGGCTGGAAGGGCCTGATCAACGACCCCGATATCGACAACAGCTTCCAGATCAACAAGGGCTTGCGCCTGAGCAGACAGTTGTTCGTTGACCTCACCTCCAAGGGCATGCCCCTCGCCAGCGAGATGTTGGATACCATCAGCCCGCAATTCCTTGCCGATCTGTTGAGTGTCGGCGCTGTCGGTGCTCGCACCACCGAAAGCCAGCTCCACCGCGAGTTGGCCAGTGGCCTCAGTTTCCCCGTAGGCTTCAAGAACGGCACTGACGGTACCCTGGGTGTTGCCATTGATGCTATTGGCGCTGTCAGACATCCCCATCACTTTTTGTCCGTCACCAAGCCCGGTGTCGTTGCCATCGTCGGAACTGTTGGCAACGAGGACTGCTTCGTCATCCTCCGTGGCGGTACCAAGGGCACCAACTACGATGCGAAGAGCATCGCTGAGGCCAAGGCTGCGCTGGAGAAGAGCGGCTTGCGCCAGCGCCTGATGATTGACTGCAGCCACGGCAACTCGAATAAGAACCACAAGAACCAGCCCAAGGTCGCTGCCGAAATTGCGCAACAACTTGAGAACGGCGAAACTGGTATCATGGGCGTCATGATTGAGAGCAACATCAACGAGG GTAACCAGAAGGTGCCCGAGGAAGGCAAGTGCGGCCTCAAGTACGGTGTCAGTATCACTGATGCTTGTATTGGCTGGGAGGACACTGTCGCCACTCTCGACACGCTTGCGCAGGCCGTCAAAAAGAGGAGAGAAGTCCTGAGCAAGAACGCCGCTGCCTAA
- a CDS encoding integral membrane protein yields MTMHPLQRVASPSRGLSALIHMLGMVSFMASFSYLHLFPRELHLGFGGAFKFLTIIGLGLALATFAVALLADLILSPSLFRIKNVLSVCSAPLAVLISTLYWGICAINKNLVVPPDMAIPVLPDVGFHAMPAIMLTLDLMFLSPPWTVKGYGAMTISTTIAFIYWGWVELCFSKNGWYPYPIFDILNTWQRVLLFTFSALLMTGSTMALKWVYGKINGIEKFKKDALRPLKDE; encoded by the exons ATGACAATGCATCCCTTGCAGCGTGTCGCTTCTCCATCGCGGGGCCTTTCCGCCCTGATACATATGCTGGGCATGGTGTCTTTCATGGCGAGCTTCAGCTACCTGCACTTGTTTCCGCGGGAACTTCATCTGGGATTCGGAGGAGCTTTCAAGTTCCTAACCATTATTGGCCTGGGTTTAGCACTTGCCACGTTTGCAGTTGCCTTGCTTGCGGATCTGATCTTGAGCCCGAGCCTGTTCAGAATCAAGAATGTCCTCTCGGTCTGTTCTGCGCCCTTGGCCGTGCTCATAAGCACCCTTTACTGGGGCATTTGTGCAATTAATAAGAACCTGGTTGTGCCGCCCGATATGGCCATTCCCGTTCTCCCAGATGT AGGATTCCATGCCATGCCGGCTATCATGCTGACGCTGGACTTGATGTTCCTGAGCCCCCCTTGGACGGTCAAGGGATATGGTGCTATGACTATCAGTACGACCATAGCATTTATTTACTGGGGCTGGGTGGAACTCTGCTTTTCTAAGAACGGATG GTATCCGTACCCGATTTTCGATATCCTCAACACCTGGCAACGAGTCTTGCTGTTCACCTTTTCGGCGCTGTTGATGACAGGTAGCACAATGGCTTTGAAGTGGGTTTATGGCAAGATCAACGGCATCGAGAAGTTCAAGAAAGATGCTCTGCGCCCTCTCAAAGACGAGTGA
- a CDS encoding cyclophilin-type peptidyl-prolyl cis-trans isomerase produces the protein MESNKLENDVKSSKRTHEEFTEGVAQDVSGDDSSSDDDMGPQLPSAEAPKKKRRVLPYEKLYLKAMPKSARYSKSLMHKEQLTFLTMTPITDFLITTSIDGVVKFWKKVTGELEFVKEYKAHLGEVKSVSVSQDGRSFATAGADKTIKLFDVNAFDLLAVLQLDYVPACVCWVHRKGAPLPILAVSEEEKPVIHLYDGRGQQEEPFHTISGLHRSPVGIMAFNDRFDCVVSADDGGMVEYWQPSGSYGKPESVFRFKSATNLFEFKKAKAVPTSLALSPDGSRFVTVSFPDRKIRIFDFASGKLQRTYDESLKVVEEMQQAGTALQKLDAVEFGRRIAQEREIESPALRNKFNVVFDESGHFILYGSYLGIKVLNTYTNQVAKVYGKEEGFRPLSLAIYQGQPQKKGVTTVAMAASANPLLQESETRDPMLIATGVGKVRFYMFTNDEEISKSTRDVQNEKPTVLGGPKKVEQKKAAETGTSAVIHTTYGDIHIRLFPDAAPKAVENFVTHAKRGYYNNTIFHRVIRKFMIQGGDPLGDGTGGESIWGKEFEDEFSSLKHDKPYTVSMANAGPNTNGSQFFITTEKTPWLDNKHTIFGRGVQGLDVIHRIENVKTHKDKPVEDIKILNIDIM, from the exons ATGGAATCGAATAAACTGGAAAATGACGTCAAGTCGAGCAAGCGCACGCATGAAGAATTCACAGAGGGCGTTGCACAGGACGTTTCTGGAGATG ATAGCTCCTCCGACGATGATATGGGCCCCCAGCTGCCCTCGGCCGAggcgcccaagaagaagcgccGCGTTCTTCCCTACGAGAAGCTGTACTTAAAGGCCATGCCCAAGTCCGCCCGATATTCCAAGTCCTTGATGCACAAGGAACAATTGACGTTCCTCACCATGACACCCATCACCGACTTCTTGATCACCACTTCGATAGACGGCGTTGTCAAGTTTTGGAAGAAGGTCACCGGAGAACTCGAGTTCGTCAAGGAATACAAGGCTCATCTCGGCGAAGTCAAGTCTGTTTCTGTGAGTCAAGATGGCCGCAGCTTTGCTACAGCCGGTGCCGACAAGACCATCAAGCTGTTCGACGTCAATGCCTTCGATCTTCTCGCCGTTCTTCAACTCGACTACGTACCAGCATGTGTCTGCTGGGTGCACCGAAAGGGTGCCCCTTTGCCCATCCTAGCAGTTTCCGAGGAGGAAAAGCCCGTCATTCATCTTTATGACGGACGTGGTCAGCAAGAAGAGCCTTTCCATACCATCAGTGGATTACACCGGAGTCCAGTAGGAATCATGGCTTTCAACGACAGATTTGACTGCGTGGTATCGGCGGATGACGGCGGCATGGTGGAATATTGGCAGCCGAGTGGCTCCTACGGAAAACCCGAATCGGTTTTCAGGTTCAAGAGCGCCACAAATCTGTTCGAGTTCAAGAAGGCAAAGGCTGTACCAACCTCCCTCGCACTGTCTCCTGACGGCAGCCGATTTGTCACTGTCTCTTTCCCAGATCGGAAGATCCGCATCTTCGACTTTGCTTCCGGGAAACTACAACGCACATACGACGAATCTCTCAAGGTCGTGGAGGAAATGCAGCAGGCTGGTACTGCACTACAGAAGCTCGACGCCGTAGAATTCGGCCGCCGCATCGCGCAAGAAAGGGAAATTGAGTCGCCGGCACTACGGAATAAGTTCAATGTAGTCTTTGACGAATCAGGACACTTCATCCTTTACGGCTCCTACCTGGGTATCAAAGTTCTCAATACCTACACCAATCAGGTCGCTAAGGTATATGGCAAGGAGGAAGGATTCAGGCCCCTTTCTCTGGCCATTTACCAAGGTCAGCCTCAGAAAAAGGGCGTGACAACAGTCGCCATGGCCGCATCTGCCAATCCACTTCTACAGGAATCGGAAACAAGAGACCCAATGCTGATAGCGACCGGCGTGGGCAAGGTACGCTTCTACATGTTTACGAATGATGAAGAAATCTCCAAGTCGACCAGAGACGTCCAGAACGAGAAACCAACCGTGTTGGGAGGGCCAAAGAAGGTAGAACAGAAGAAGGCGGCCGAGACAGGGACGTCAGCCGTTATTCATACCACCTACGGCGACATTCACATCAGGCTTTTCCCGGATGCCGCTCCCAAGGCTGTGGAAAACTTTGTTACGCATGCCAAACGTGGTTAttacaacaacaccatcttTCACCGTGTGATACGGAAGTTCATGATTCAAGGTGGCGACCCTCTCGGCGACGGAACAGGCGGCGAGAGTATATGGGGCAAGGAGTTTGAGGACGAATTTAGCAGCTTGAAGCACGACAAACCTTATACAGTCAGCATGGCGAATGCTGGTCCCAATACTAACGGGAGTCAGTTCTTCATTACGACAGAAAAAACG CCATGGCTTGACAACAAGCACACAATCTTTGGTCGCGGTGTCCAAGGTTTGGATGTCATTCATCGCATCGAGAACGTCAAGACACACAAGGACAAGCCAGTGGAGGATATCAAGATTCTTAACATAGACATCATGTAA
- a CDS encoding oxidoreductase, which produces MTDKGQFEKGHNIPVTHQSFPGMETEMPNPQPLWDEIPTADGKSQKYRAAGKLKGKKAIITGGDSGIGRASAILFAMEGADSVIAYLPEEEEDAQETKRRVEAYGQKCHLVSTDLRDRENCKKLVDEAVKIFNGQIDILFNNAAYQMVVDDIKDLSEDQWINTFNTNIHPYFYLAKYSLPYMKRGSTIINNASINAYIGRPDLLDYTSTKGAIVAFTRGLSNQQAGKGIRVNAVAPGPVWTPLIPSTMKRENQEQFGSTPLGRPAQPSEVATAVVFLASEDSSAFSGQTLHPNMGTVVSG; this is translated from the exons ATGACAGACAAGGGACAATTCGAGAAGG GCCACAACATCCCGGTCACTCATCAGAGCTTCCCCGGCATGGAGACCGAGATGCCGAACCCGCAGCCCCTGTGGGATGAGATTCCTACCGCTGACGGGAAGAGCCAGAAGTACCGCGCTGCCGGAAAactcaagggcaagaaggccaTCATCACCGGAGGGGACTCTGGCATTGGGCGCGCGAGCGCCATCCTCTTTGCCATGGAGGGAGCCGACTCAGTCATCGCATATCttcccgaggaggaggaggatgcgcAGGAAACCAAGAGAAGGGTTGAGGCATACGGTCAGAAGTGCCACTTGGTGTCTACAGATCTCCGCGACAGGGAAAACTGCAAGAAACTGGTTGATGAGGCTGTCAAGATCTTCAATGGCCAAATCGACATCCTTTTCAACAACGCTGCCTACCAGATGGTAGTCGATGACATTAAGGATCTGTCAGAAGACCAGTGGATCAACACCTTCAACACCAACATTCACCCCTACTTCTACCTGGCCAAGTATTCTTTGCCATACATGAAGCGCGGAAGCACTATTATCAACAACGCCAGCATCAACGCCTACATCGGTCGTCCCGACCTTCTCGATTACACATCCACCAAGGGCGCAATCGTGGCCTTCACTCGCGGCCTGAGCAATCAGCAGGCTGGAAAAGGCATCCGCGTCAATGCTGTTGCCCCCGGACCCGTTTGGACACCTCTCATCCCATCAACCATGAAGAGAGAGAACCAGGAGCAGTTCGGATCCACACCCTTGGGTCGTCCTGCTCAGCCTAGTGAGGTTGCTACTGCAGTTGTCTTCTTGGCCAGCGAGGATAGCAGCGCTTTCAGTGGGCAAACGTTGCACCCCAACATGGGAACTGTCGTCAGCGGTTAA